From Cannabis sativa cultivar Pink pepper isolate KNU-18-1 chromosome 8, ASM2916894v1, whole genome shotgun sequence, a single genomic window includes:
- the LOC133029038 gene encoding uncharacterized protein LOC133029038: MATTRSGSKSPSPAKKVSKKSKKAPTVTSKVEPKMGLKKIAKNLVADVPETSGTKKRAPPVKADAPKTKRAKISKSARDVSSDSDFEDEVHGEDQKPKVESKVHARTSVKVEGFDLPKKNPPKEWDYIYDQKNLFIAKAFSTATFQVIENIKSCLSDVQLEMFSKTCFGHFLNLPDFKVQPQVFHGLLLREVQQPNDAELWVMIRGVRLRFSIEEFALITGLDCEGDCSVLDFKQEVNSLCERYWPTSSSITKESVRECFTTKRWGDSDEDAVKLAVLYFVEWFLLSGTKHKNVPKSILDVVDSGRYNEFAWGRSSFELTISSLKGKLDSWVEGVRKARSSGKRPSVFYTLIGCPHVLQVWFYECCKYMKGKYCQKESSRIPRITQWTCNSQPTFKVLKTTIFDVSKDKLQLSNMRPTAGEFKALKLSSFKFDTDYNSYKSLPLPEEPTVAQSDISVKLDAFSEKFHGLEVKIDSLHTSQQKISSDLVELKEFVSAQFVSFGAQMASMQTQFSTVFADSYAKEKGSDSSNDDDGGGDEADFDLNESEETDENEEENVMGDEEGEGSEGEDKDGQADEDSDSKEKNDNGSDDESTDSEEKVDK, encoded by the exons ATGGCAACCACTAGAAGTGGTTCGAAATCACCATCTCCGGCGAAGAAAGTTTCTAAAAAATCGAAGAAGGCTCCAACTGTTACTTCCAAAGTCGAACCTAAGATggggttaaaaaaaattgctaaaaattTAGTGGCTGATGTTCCAGAGACATCGGGCACTAAGAAAAGAGCCCCTCCTGTTAAAGCCGATGCTCCTAAGACTAAGAGAGCAAAAATTTCCAAGTCTGCACGCGAT GTTTCCTCAGATTCTGATTTTGAGGATGAAGTGCATGGTGAGGACCAAAAGCCCAAAGTTGAATCAAAG gtcCATGCTAGGACCTCAGTGAAGGTTGAAGGATTTGACCTACCAAAGAAAAATCCCCCTAAG GAATGGGATTATATTTATGACCAGAAGAATCTATTCATTGCGAAAGCCTTTTCCACTGCTACTTTCCAGGTGATAGAGAACATTAAGTCTTGTCTTTCAGATGTACAGCTTGAAATGTTTTCAAAAACCTGTTTTGGTCATTTCCTTAACCTTCCCGATTTTAAAGTTCAACCCCAAGTGTTTCATGGGTTGTTGCTCCGGGAGGTTCAGCAACCTAATGATGCTGAGTTGTGGGTAATGATACGCGGTGTTAGGCTTAGGTTTAGCATTGAGGAATTTGCATTGATTACTGGGTTAGACTGTGAAGGTGACTGTAGTGTCTTAGATTTTAagcaagaggttaatagtctttGTGAAAGATATTGGCCAACTTCGTCCTCTATCACTAAGGAATCTGTTAGGGAatgttttaccaccaagaggtggGGTGATTCTGATGAGGATGCTGTGAAGTTGGCAGTTTTGTATTTCGTGGAGTGGTTCTTGCTTAGTGGCACTAAGCATAAAAATGTACCCAAGTCTATTTTAGATGTTGTAGATAGTGGGAGGTACAATGAATTTGCTTGGGGCCGGAGTTCTTTTGAATTGACTATTTCCTCATTGAAGGGTAAGCTTGATAGTTGGGTTGAGGGTGTTAGGAAGGCAAGGAGTTCGGGAAAGAGGCCGAGTGTTTTTTACACTTTGATTGGTTGTCCTCATGTTCTTCAAGTTTGGTTCTACGAGTGTTGTAAGTACATGAAAGGTAAGTACTGCCAAAAGGAAAGCTCTCGTATTCCAAGGATCACTCAGTGGACATGCAATAGTCAACCTACTTTCAAAGTTTTGAAGACTACTATCTTTGATGTTTCCAAAGATAAG CTGCAACTTTCAAATATGAGGCCCACGGCtggtgagttcaaagctttgaaactGAGCAGTTTCAAGTTCGACACCGACTACAACTCTTACAAGAGTCTTCCTCTTCCCGAAGAGCCAACTGTTGCTCAGAGTGACATTTCTGTCAAGCTTGATGCCTTTTCTGAGAAATTTCATGGGTTGGAGGTCAAGATCGATTCGTTGCATACTTCCCAACAGAAGATTTCatctgatttggttgagttgaaAGAGTTTGTGTCTGCACAGTTTGTTTCTTTTGGTGCTCAGATGGCTTCAATGCAGACACAGTTTTCTACTGTTTTTGCCGATTCCTATGCCAAg GAAAAAGGCAGTGACTCTTCCAATGATGATGATGGAGGTGGTGATGAAGCAGATTTTGATTTAAATGAATCTGAAGAAACTGATGAAAATGAAGAAGAGAATGTTATGGGTGATGAAGAAGGGGAGGGTAGTGAAGGTGAAGACAAGGATGGTCAAGCCGATGAAGATTCtgactcaaaagaaaaaaatgataatggCAGTGATGATGAATCCACTGATAGTGAGGAGAAGGTAGATAAGTAG
- the LOC115719885 gene encoding uncharacterized protein LOC115719885 has product MSSDGIGGDPCKQISVSENVEVTDRRLVCFEMGATGLNVDSNIELEDDPIPVEETPLVDKRKSKKPIALTSPFVEYDFSISSSKDGSGYGVVKYVAGLCPLDDKIGEDVEHKDEIDFDLWLGEGRRSKKDP; this is encoded by the exons ATGTCTTCAGATGGAATTGGTGGTGATCCTTGTAAACAGATTTCAGTTTCTGAAAATGTTGAGGTTACGGATCGTCGTCTTGTTTGTTTtgag atggGTGCAACAGGTCTCAATGTTGATTCTAACATTGAACTTGAAGATGACCCAATTCCCGTTGAAGAAACTCCTCTTGTTGACAAGAGGAAATCTAAGAAACCCATAGCGCTGACGTCTCCGTTTGTGGAGTATGACTTTTCCATTTCTAGTTCTAAAGATGGTTCTGGTTATGGAGTTGTTAAGTATGTGGCTGGGTTGTGTCCTCTCGATGATAAGATTGGTGAAGATGTAGAACATAAAGACGAGATTGATTTTGACTTGTGGCTTGGTGAAGGACGCCGATCGAAGAAAGAtccgtaa